From Nitrosopumilus zosterae, the proteins below share one genomic window:
- a CDS encoding YkgJ family cysteine cluster protein, which yields MEFKCVEECSQCCIEREYYPSKEFGKIGVLILPEEKEKIEKISAINKVDIKILPRIGVSEERDSLPTKILAYQLMGVEKNGNTCPFLDTASETKSPHGGFPCKIYENRPLACRAYPLIESEPITLDQKCKFCKEHGNADKNLNSEMEALVKIKDSMNAELPTIWRFATKVGEDEDQEILKTGWILEG from the coding sequence GTGGAATTCAAATGTGTCGAAGAATGCTCACAGTGTTGTATTGAGAGAGAATATTATCCAAGTAAAGAATTTGGAAAAATTGGAGTGTTAATACTTCCCGAAGAAAAAGAAAAGATTGAAAAAATATCAGCAATTAATAAAGTAGATATCAAAATTTTGCCAAGAATTGGAGTTTCAGAAGAAAGAGATTCTTTGCCAACAAAAATTTTAGCATATCAACTTATGGGAGTTGAAAAAAATGGGAACACCTGTCCATTCCTAGATACCGCAAGTGAAACCAAATCGCCGCATGGAGGATTCCCATGCAAAATTTATGAGAATAGGCCACTGGCTTGTAGGGCATATCCATTAATTGAATCAGAACCAATCACGCTTGATCAAAAATGCAAGTTTTGCAAAGAACATGGAAATGCAGATAAAAATCTAAATTCAGAAATGGAAGCACTTGTAAAAATTAAAGATAGCATGAATGCAGAACTCCCCACCATTTGGAGATTTGCAACAAAAGTTGGAGAAGATGAAGATCAAGAGATATTAAAAACAGGTTGGATTTTAGAAGGCTAA
- a CDS encoding signal recognition particle receptor subunit alpha: MLDGLKNSLSDAIKKIVKSSGIDEELIKELSKDVQRALLQSDVNVRLVLEITKHLEERALNETPPPGLSRKDHIIKILYDELSKLLGKESEFDFKAGRQNKIILLGIQGSGKTTVASKLAKFLTRQGYKVGVIGADTYRPGALVQLRTMCEKSNVEVYGEENNKDSPSIVKNGLKHFEVQPLDVILIDTAGRHKEEQDLLEEMARINKAAEPDLALLVIDGTIGQQCFNQAEAFHKTVPVGGVIITKLDSSAKGGGALAASAATGAQIMYIGTGERIDDLEKFSPTRFVGRLLGMGDIQAVLDLAKRLENEGDDVRMKRISSGKMNMEDFFYQLEEVTKVGSLKGLLDSMPGFSGMVKNDQLDQMEDRVSKWRYIIQSMTKDEKADPDLINSSRIKRIARGSGWPEGEVKELLKNYKNSKSMMKASKGRQMQGTLRKMGLG; encoded by the coding sequence ATGCTTGATGGACTCAAGAATAGTTTAAGTGATGCAATAAAAAAAATTGTAAAATCTTCAGGAATTGATGAAGAATTAATCAAAGAACTTTCAAAAGATGTTCAAAGAGCATTATTACAATCTGATGTAAATGTACGATTAGTTTTAGAAATTACAAAGCATCTGGAAGAGAGGGCACTAAATGAGACTCCTCCTCCCGGTCTTTCTCGAAAGGATCATATTATAAAAATTCTCTACGACGAACTCTCAAAATTACTTGGTAAAGAATCTGAATTTGATTTTAAGGCAGGTAGACAAAACAAGATAATTCTGCTTGGAATTCAAGGAAGTGGAAAAACTACCGTCGCATCAAAACTAGCAAAATTTTTGACAAGACAAGGATACAAAGTAGGTGTAATAGGTGCTGATACCTACAGACCAGGCGCGTTGGTTCAACTTAGAACAATGTGTGAGAAATCTAATGTGGAAGTTTATGGTGAAGAAAACAACAAAGATTCTCCAAGCATTGTTAAAAATGGATTAAAACATTTTGAGGTACAACCATTAGATGTGATTCTGATTGATACTGCTGGCCGTCACAAAGAAGAGCAAGATTTACTTGAAGAGATGGCACGAATAAACAAAGCTGCGGAACCTGATTTGGCATTACTTGTGATTGATGGTACCATAGGACAACAATGCTTTAACCAGGCAGAAGCATTTCACAAAACTGTCCCGGTAGGTGGCGTAATCATCACAAAATTGGATAGTTCTGCTAAAGGTGGAGGCGCACTTGCCGCATCTGCAGCTACTGGTGCACAAATAATGTACATTGGTACTGGCGAAAGAATAGATGATTTAGAAAAATTTTCTCCAACAAGATTTGTTGGTAGACTACTTGGAATGGGTGACATTCAAGCTGTTTTGGATTTGGCTAAACGATTAGAAAATGAGGGAGATGATGTTAGGATGAAAAGAATCTCTAGTGGAAAAATGAATATGGAGGATTTCTTTTATCAATTAGAAGAAGTCACAAAAGTCGGTTCACTAAAAGGACTACTTGATAGCATGCCTGGTTTTTCTGGGATGGTGAAAAATGATCAATTAGATCAAATGGAAGATAGGGTATCAAAATGGAGATACATTATTCAAAGTATGACTAAAGACGAAAAAGCAGATCCTGATTTAATTAATTCATCTCGAATCAAAAGAATTGCACGTGGCTCAGGATGGCCAGAAGGCGAAGTTAAAGAACTACTAAAAAATTACAAAAATTCTAAAAGTATGATGAAAGCATCTAAAGGACGCCAAATGCAGGGTACTCTTAGAAAAATGGGATTGGGATAA
- a CDS encoding alkaline phosphatase family protein, which yields MDNSDIHMIYVLLDGVGDLPHPDLQGKTPLEAANTPILDKIARNGCIGEVISVGKGIAPESDIAVFNMLGYKFNHAEYAGRGVIEAIGIGIDFKNGDLALRGNYSTLNDEQVIIDRRAGRNIEKEDAEGIAKEIEEKIKFSSPGISVVVSPTIGHRVTVRIRADSQKLSSKITNTDPAYSNIGGMGVAKAVGDFLKIEKCLPLEDDEDSKFTAKIVNEFSEQSIRIMKESQINKKRKELGKKQLSCILLRDAGNKYPDVTPINEKYSMQFSCIVDMPVELGISDVLKMKAFEAGGLTDYEEKARVAAKAMETQNSIYVHLKGPDEFGHDGDAIGKMRNIEEIDQRFFKTLVENIDSNKVAIIISADHSTPCINKGHSDDPVPVLVSADFIQNDGTTRMTEGQAKKGSIGLLQGAEVVTKSLELIKSQT from the coding sequence ATGGACAATTCAGATATTCACATGATTTACGTTTTATTAGATGGTGTTGGAGATCTTCCACACCCAGATTTACAAGGAAAAACACCATTGGAGGCTGCAAATACCCCAATCTTGGATAAAATTGCAAGAAACGGATGCATAGGAGAAGTGATTTCAGTTGGAAAAGGAATTGCACCAGAATCAGACATTGCCGTTTTCAATATGTTAGGATACAAATTCAATCATGCAGAGTATGCAGGTAGAGGAGTAATTGAAGCAATTGGAATTGGAATTGATTTCAAAAACGGGGATTTAGCATTAAGAGGAAATTATTCAACGCTAAATGACGAACAAGTAATCATAGATAGAAGGGCAGGAAGGAATATTGAAAAAGAGGATGCAGAAGGAATTGCAAAAGAGATTGAAGAAAAAATAAAATTTTCAAGTCCAGGCATATCCGTAGTAGTATCACCTACAATCGGTCATAGAGTCACAGTTAGAATCAGAGCAGACTCTCAAAAACTTTCTTCTAAAATTACCAATACAGACCCAGCGTATAGTAACATTGGAGGAATGGGTGTCGCAAAGGCCGTAGGAGATTTTCTAAAAATTGAAAAATGTTTACCATTAGAAGATGATGAAGATTCAAAATTCACAGCAAAGATTGTTAATGAATTTTCAGAACAATCAATTAGAATTATGAAAGAGAGTCAGATTAATAAAAAAAGGAAAGAATTAGGGAAAAAACAGCTTAGTTGTATTTTACTAAGAGATGCAGGAAACAAATATCCAGACGTTACTCCAATTAACGAAAAGTATTCTATGCAATTTTCATGTATTGTAGATATGCCAGTTGAGCTTGGAATATCAGATGTTTTAAAGATGAAAGCCTTTGAAGCTGGAGGATTAACAGATTATGAAGAGAAAGCTAGAGTTGCAGCAAAAGCCATGGAGACACAAAATTCAATTTATGTTCATCTTAAAGGACCAGACGAATTTGGCCATGACGGAGATGCAATAGGCAAGATGAGAAATATTGAAGAGATTGATCAGAGATTTTTCAAAACACTTGTTGAGAATATTGATTCAAACAAAGTTGCAATCATTATATCTGCTGATCATTCCACACCTTGTATTAACAAAGGCCACAGCGATGATCCTGTACCAGTTCTAGTTTCAGCAGACTTTATTCAAAATGATGGAACCACTAGAATGACTGAAGGCCAAGCAAAAAAAGGCAGCATAGGTCTGCTTCAAGGTGCAGAGGTAGTTACAAAATCTCTGGAATTAATTAAATCTCAAACCTAG
- a CDS encoding galactose-1-phosphate uridylyltransferase, translating to MGDMRKDYVSERFMIVTKKDDKIVDPKKSPFAPGNESMTNPSVLSLVAKDGMLQRLQDNEDEYVEGWAIRVFESKNPIVSIDTENSYSDRPFYSEPAYGYHYIVVASPKEKDTFATIDPEQWSNVLVVVQDRLRWLYTQKGVTYVSIYADHGDLAGSTNPHPHLNLITFSTIPPVIESEAEASHKILNEKGVCPVCQTVNEEISGPRQVLQTEGFIAFCPWSPSYPYEFWISPKKHTTSFSKITQKEINDLSLILRATLGGLSKTVKNVSYNLVFHLSPEKKNSRQIHWHIEVYPITKSWSGLERGYGIFLNDVSPEQAAEKLGASCRKELANLVGIV from the coding sequence ATGGGGGACATGCGTAAAGATTACGTTTCTGAGCGTTTCATGATTGTAACAAAAAAAGATGACAAAATCGTTGATCCAAAAAAATCTCCCTTTGCTCCAGGCAATGAATCTATGACAAACCCTTCGGTATTGTCACTTGTTGCAAAAGATGGAATGCTGCAGCGTCTTCAAGATAATGAAGATGAATATGTTGAGGGTTGGGCTATTAGAGTATTTGAAAGCAAAAACCCAATTGTTTCAATTGATACTGAAAATTCTTACAGTGACAGACCTTTCTATAGCGAACCTGCTTATGGATATCACTATATTGTTGTGGCATCTCCAAAAGAAAAAGACACATTTGCAACAATTGATCCTGAACAATGGTCAAATGTCTTAGTTGTGGTTCAGGATAGATTGCGATGGCTCTATACTCAAAAAGGTGTGACCTATGTCTCAATTTATGCTGATCATGGTGACTTGGCTGGAAGTACAAACCCCCATCCTCATCTTAACCTTATTACATTTTCTACCATACCTCCAGTAATTGAGAGTGAAGCTGAAGCATCACACAAAATTCTAAATGAAAAAGGCGTATGTCCAGTATGTCAGACAGTAAATGAAGAAATCAGCGGTCCAAGACAGGTTCTTCAAACAGAAGGCTTTATCGCATTTTGTCCTTGGTCTCCCTCATATCCTTACGAATTTTGGATTTCACCAAAAAAACATACTACTAGTTTTTCAAAAATCACTCAAAAAGAAATTAATGATTTATCTTTGATTTTACGTGCAACATTAGGTGGATTGTCAAAAACTGTAAAAAATGTCTCGTATAATCTTGTTTTTCATCTTTCTCCTGAAAAGAAAAATAGCAGACAAATTCATTGGCATATTGAAGTTTACCCAATCACAAAATCTTGGTCTGGATTAGAACGTGGATATGGAATATTCTTAAATGATGTGTCTCCAGAGCAAGCTGCTGAAAAACTTGGAGCGTCTTGCAGAAAAGAATTGGCTAACTTAGTTGGTATTGTATAA
- a CDS encoding cold-shock protein gives MEQGTVKWFNRTKGFGFIEREGGDDLFVHKSDVDGFINEGDKVEFEVGEGQKGPAAQKVKKTA, from the coding sequence ATGGAACAAGGCACCGTAAAGTGGTTTAACCGTACTAAGGGCTTTGGTTTTATCGAAAGAGAAGGTGGAGACGATCTGTTTGTTCACAAATCAGATGTTGACGGATTCATCAACGAAGGCGATAAAGTCGAGTTTGAAGTAGGCGAAGGTCAAAAAGGACCAGCAGCCCAAAAAGTTAAAAAAACAGCATAG
- a CDS encoding tRNA pseudouridine(54/55) synthase Pus10, with amino-acid sequence MGRLFSKQLRLSSNKLLGKKLASNQNLSKCYICKNLFENLNYFLKLMLDASINYSYRTFGVGVMLKPSIVDRDDSIRSQYKLKGIDSIKTDITRELGKSFSRKTKKTFDTQNPEIIFTVNLKDNSIQLRSKPITFSGRYVKTMRNIPQKQRSCENCSGKGCRMCDFHGISEFQSVEGFISKLLFKKIGCTTAKFTWIGGEDKSSLVLGTGRPFFVKLKNPVKRNLRLTSFSTDGLKISKIKLVNESPKNPLKFNSLIQLKISTASFLDPKNLQKLKDLRKHPVVVYDKSGKRSEKQIFFVKYKKNSKNTFTLIMKTEGGLPVRRFIDGDDVSPGISQILNTSCKCHEFDFIDIEVQ; translated from the coding sequence TTGGGAAGATTATTCTCAAAACAATTACGTTTATCCTCTAACAAACTTCTTGGTAAAAAACTAGCAAGCAATCAAAATCTTTCAAAGTGCTATATTTGTAAAAATCTGTTTGAAAATTTAAATTATTTTCTAAAATTGATGCTTGATGCATCAATAAATTATTCTTATCGTACTTTTGGTGTGGGGGTCATGCTAAAACCCTCGATTGTGGATAGAGATGATTCAATTCGTTCACAATACAAACTAAAAGGAATTGATAGTATAAAGACTGACATTACAAGAGAACTGGGAAAATCTTTTTCAAGAAAAACAAAAAAAACTTTTGACACCCAGAATCCTGAGATTATTTTTACAGTAAATCTAAAAGATAATTCTATCCAATTACGTTCTAAACCCATTACTTTTTCAGGAAGATATGTAAAAACTATGAGGAACATTCCTCAGAAACAAAGATCATGTGAAAATTGTTCTGGAAAAGGGTGCAGAATGTGTGATTTTCATGGAATTTCTGAATTTCAAAGCGTTGAGGGTTTTATCTCCAAACTTCTCTTTAAAAAAATTGGTTGTACTACTGCAAAATTTACTTGGATTGGTGGTGAAGACAAATCTAGTTTAGTTTTAGGAACTGGAAGGCCATTTTTTGTTAAACTTAAAAATCCTGTCAAAAGAAATCTACGATTAACATCATTCAGTACCGATGGATTGAAAATATCTAAAATCAAACTTGTAAACGAGTCTCCTAAAAACCCTCTAAAATTTAATTCACTAATACAACTAAAAATTTCTACAGCATCTTTTCTTGATCCAAAAAATCTTCAAAAATTAAAGGATCTTAGGAAACATCCTGTGGTAGTTTATGATAAATCTGGAAAACGTTCAGAGAAACAAATATTCTTTGTAAAATATAAAAAAAATTCCAAAAATACTTTTACTCTTATTATGAAGACTGAAGGCGGTTTACCCGTTAGGAGATTTATCGATGGTGATGATGTATCTCCTGGAATATCTCAAATTCTAAATACATCGTGTAAGTGTCATGAATTTGATTTTATTGATATTGAAGTACAATGA
- a CDS encoding translation initiation factor eIF-1A, with protein sequence MGKRQVKNESALKEIRLPEEGEQFGRVMKMLGGENVMVKCADNLIRRGRIRGKLKRRVWIRDNDIVIIAPWDFNDAERGDIVWRFTLPQVEWLKDNNHIPKDF encoded by the coding sequence ATGGGTAAGCGTCAAGTAAAAAATGAAAGTGCATTAAAAGAAATTCGCCTTCCTGAAGAAGGTGAGCAATTTGGCCGTGTAATGAAAATGCTTGGGGGTGAAAACGTCATGGTAAAATGTGCTGATAATTTGATTCGAAGAGGACGTATTAGAGGAAAATTAAAGAGAAGAGTTTGGATTCGTGACAATGATATTGTGATAATCGCACCTTGGGATTTTAACGATGCTGAGCGTGGTGACATCGTTTGGAGATTTACCCTGCCACAAGTTGAATGGTTAAAAGATAATAATCACATTCCAAAAGATTTCTAA
- a CDS encoding translation initiation factor IF-5A: MSKPSDLGSLKIGSYILLPHTDQPSGEPCRIVEYDTSKPGKHGAAKARIVGEGIFDGQKRPLVGPVSMQIHVPMINKKVGQIISINGDTVQVMDSETFETIDISLIDDEVKGKLENGQNVEYWVVMDKTKIMRIKS; this comes from the coding sequence ATGAGTAAACCATCAGATCTTGGTTCATTGAAAATAGGATCTTACATTCTATTACCTCATACTGATCAACCAAGCGGTGAACCATGTAGAATTGTTGAATATGATACATCAAAACCAGGAAAACACGGTGCAGCTAAAGCCCGAATTGTAGGTGAGGGAATTTTTGATGGACAAAAAAGACCTCTTGTAGGTCCAGTCAGCATGCAAATTCACGTTCCCATGATTAACAAAAAAGTTGGACAAATCATTTCAATTAACGGCGACACAGTTCAAGTAATGGATTCTGAAACATTCGAGACCATTGATATTTCATTAATCGATGATGAAGTCAAAGGCAAATTAGAAAATGGACAAAATGTTGAATATTGGGTTGTTATGGATAAAACTAAAATCATGCGCATCAAGTCTTAG
- a CDS encoding DUF309 domain-containing protein — translation MERYLLHFKNEKYLPQNCRELAHKARDLASDMKNVSVRLARVATKFIEFDVAAEKEDLDALVDKLSPIGEIDNVRHVFEEHIEKEKGIEDGVFFFNNERFWECHEAFEGVWNQCYGREKELVQGIILVAVAFAHEQENEESIGIGMLSRALEKLGSSPSMYHSIDVDRIRKKAVEMQQAKKLTRFEI, via the coding sequence GTGGAACGTTATCTGCTTCATTTTAAAAATGAGAAATACTTGCCTCAAAATTGTAGAGAGCTTGCTCACAAAGCAAGAGATCTTGCATCTGACATGAAAAATGTCTCAGTGCGACTAGCCCGAGTTGCCACTAAATTTATTGAATTTGATGTAGCTGCTGAAAAAGAAGATCTGGATGCACTGGTTGATAAATTGTCTCCAATTGGGGAGATTGATAATGTAAGACATGTTTTTGAAGAACACATTGAAAAAGAGAAGGGCATTGAAGATGGGGTATTTTTCTTTAATAATGAAAGATTTTGGGAATGCCATGAAGCATTTGAAGGAGTTTGGAATCAATGTTATGGACGAGAAAAGGAACTAGTACAAGGGATTATCTTGGTTGCAGTTGCATTTGCTCATGAGCAAGAAAATGAAGAAAGTATTGGAATTGGCATGTTAAGCAGAGCATTAGAAAAACTAGGTTCTTCGCCCTCGATGTATCATTCCATTGATGTTGATAGAATAAGAAAGAAAGCAGTTGAAATGCAGCAAGCAAAAAAATTAACTAGGTTTGAGATTTAA
- a CDS encoding Lrp/AsnC family transcriptional regulator, with product MSEDAWSNLDKVDQKIIEILNSNARTPSKEIASELKKSGHDVSDRTIRKRIERLEKSGIIKGYKAVLTDVSGINEYQVVLMKIKPSKSLEAVKDSIKDFITKLDNYLLVANMNGEWNMLVIMQLNSEKSNPAQKIVEKFSDELIDYRINEVDIKDVNILNMSLLLL from the coding sequence ATGAGTGAGGATGCATGGTCAAATCTAGACAAAGTTGATCAAAAAATTATAGAGATTTTAAACAGCAATGCAAGAACGCCGTCAAAAGAAATTGCATCAGAATTAAAAAAGTCGGGCCATGACGTTTCAGATAGAACAATTCGAAAAAGAATAGAGAGACTCGAAAAAAGTGGAATCATTAAGGGATACAAGGCGGTTCTAACAGACGTATCAGGAATTAATGAATATCAAGTAGTTTTAATGAAAATCAAACCTTCAAAATCGCTTGAAGCAGTAAAGGACTCCATCAAAGACTTTATCACAAAATTAGATAACTATCTCCTTGTTGCAAATATGAATGGAGAATGGAATATGTTAGTCATCATGCAATTGAATTCAGAAAAATCAAATCCAGCACAAAAAATTGTTGAAAAGTTTTCAGACGAATTAATTGACTATAGAATTAATGAAGTAGATATCAAGGATGTAAATATCCTAAATATGTCATTGTTGTTATTGTAG
- a CDS encoding alcohol dehydrogenase, translating into MKSARITGPNEPLAVSESDTPKPQGSQVLLKVKSVGVCHSDLHLWEGGYDLGDGQFMKVTDRGVKYPVTPGHEIVGTVEDLGDDVSGISKGDSVLVFPWIGCGECPACKVGNENLCDAPRSMGVFQDGGYSDYALIPNFKYLAKLDGVDPDSATSLACSGLTAYNAVKKANANSPEFLLIIGAGGLGLMAIQIAKAITKAKIICIDSDDKKFDTAKKMGADFVVNTNVSGSLSSGTGSPVDKIISICNGKGADSVIDFVNAPQTVRTALGVIRKRGNIVLVGLFGGSLEVSLVTIPLKSIVIQGAYTGNYTDMVELLDLARKGIINPVISKRYKLDEANNALEDLKARKIVGRAVINP; encoded by the coding sequence GTGAAATCAGCTAGAATTACAGGCCCCAACGAGCCTCTTGCAGTATCTGAATCTGACACTCCAAAGCCTCAGGGAAGTCAAGTTCTTCTAAAGGTAAAATCTGTTGGTGTATGTCACAGTGATTTACACTTGTGGGAAGGTGGATATGATCTAGGTGATGGACAATTTATGAAAGTTACCGATAGAGGAGTAAAATATCCTGTAACTCCTGGGCATGAAATTGTTGGAACTGTTGAAGATCTAGGAGACGATGTATCTGGGATTTCAAAAGGAGATTCCGTTCTAGTTTTTCCATGGATTGGATGTGGGGAATGTCCCGCATGTAAAGTTGGAAATGAAAACTTGTGTGATGCTCCACGATCAATGGGTGTTTTTCAAGATGGCGGTTATTCTGATTATGCTTTGATTCCAAATTTTAAATATTTAGCTAAGCTTGACGGTGTTGATCCTGATTCTGCAACTTCACTTGCATGTTCTGGACTTACTGCATACAATGCTGTGAAAAAAGCAAATGCCAATTCTCCTGAATTTCTACTAATTATCGGTGCTGGTGGTCTAGGACTAATGGCAATACAAATTGCAAAAGCCATAACAAAAGCAAAAATTATCTGCATTGACAGTGATGACAAAAAATTTGATACTGCAAAAAAGATGGGAGCTGATTTTGTTGTTAATACTAACGTATCAGGTTCTCTTTCTAGCGGAACCGGAAGTCCAGTTGATAAAATAATTTCAATTTGTAATGGAAAGGGAGCTGACAGTGTTATTGATTTTGTTAATGCTCCACAAACTGTTAGAACCGCCTTAGGTGTTATTAGAAAAAGAGGAAATATTGTTTTAGTTGGCTTGTTTGGAGGTTCCCTTGAGGTGTCTCTTGTCACAATCCCTCTCAAATCCATTGTTATTCAGGGAGCTTACACTGGAAATTATACAGATATGGTAGAACTGCTTGATCTTGCAAGAAAGGGAATAATCAATCCTGTGATTTCAAAAAGATACAAACTTGATGAAGCAAATAATGCTTTAGAGGATCTAAAGGCTAGGAAAATTGTTGGTCGTGCTGTAATTAACCCATAG
- a CDS encoding 30S ribosomal protein S24e: MSIIETITDVDNTFLSRRELTCNFAGLGGKLKSLEAADMISKEFKLDGKVVIPMRLKTHVGKSHVTGTFYVYDDEGLAKKHVNPTIFSRLEKIKAKLAEAQAAETPAEEAPTEEVKEEKEE; the protein is encoded by the coding sequence ATGTCCATCATCGAGACAATCACAGATGTAGATAACACCTTCCTATCAAGAAGGGAGCTTACCTGTAATTTTGCAGGATTGGGTGGAAAACTCAAAAGTCTAGAAGCGGCAGATATGATTTCAAAAGAATTCAAGTTGGACGGCAAGGTTGTAATTCCAATGAGACTAAAAACTCATGTAGGAAAATCTCATGTTACAGGAACATTCTATGTTTATGATGATGAAGGGTTGGCAAAGAAGCATGTTAATCCAACAATTTTCTCAAGACTAGAAAAAATTAAAGCTAAATTGGCAGAGGCTCAAGCAGCCGAAACTCCTGCAGAAGAGGCTCCAACTGAAGAAGTAAAAGAGGAGAAAGAAGAGTAA
- a CDS encoding response regulator, producing the protein MNTKINCEIALTHLKNKQFITAHNLFLDQAESLKKSEYLKSALLFMLAAECKKRQGKESENEIREAGNLFVKYSKLENSPNMRGALLCASKCFLLQGEFDKAKDAYQKAKVMIPPKIHVTRPIVIVDDSKAISMKLQNYVEKLGYNEIHIFENGKDAIKGCKKLYSENKSPIVLLDMGLPDLEGDVVASKLLKENLHLQIIVITADEKNTSRVNKTISSGVSAFIQKPFTLDELKKSIDITESEYSLLQ; encoded by the coding sequence TTGAATACTAAAATAAATTGTGAAATTGCCCTTACTCATCTAAAGAATAAACAGTTCATAACAGCACATAATCTATTTCTTGATCAAGCAGAATCCTTAAAAAAATCTGAGTATTTGAAATCTGCTTTATTGTTTATGTTGGCAGCTGAATGCAAAAAAAGGCAGGGGAAAGAATCTGAAAATGAAATCCGAGAAGCTGGAAATTTATTTGTAAAATATTCAAAATTGGAAAATTCTCCAAATATGCGAGGTGCGTTACTTTGTGCTTCAAAATGTTTTCTGTTGCAGGGAGAATTTGACAAAGCAAAGGATGCATATCAAAAAGCAAAAGTTATGATTCCGCCAAAAATTCATGTTACGAGACCTATTGTTATCGTAGATGATAGTAAAGCAATTTCAATGAAATTGCAAAACTATGTTGAAAAATTAGGTTACAATGAAATTCATATTTTTGAAAATGGAAAAGATGCAATCAAAGGATGCAAAAAACTTTATTCTGAAAATAAATCTCCTATAGTACTTCTTGATATGGGGTTACCTGATCTTGAAGGTGATGTTGTTGCATCAAAATTACTCAAGGAAAATCTACATTTGCAAATTATAGTCATTACTGCAGATGAAAAAAATACGTCTCGAGTAAACAAGACAATTAGTTCAGGAGTGTCTGCATTTATTCAAAAACCATTCACTCTGGATGAACTCAAAAAATCTATAGATATTACAGAATCAGAATACTCTCTTCTACAATAA
- a CDS encoding diphthine--ammonia ligase: MKLASLFSGGKDSTFAIHLAQKQGHIVSCLLSIFTKSDESHLLHHPTLQWTKLQSETMKIPQLTMASDSDDTDNELLLLEKLLQKAIDEYKIEGLVHGGIKSNFQKEKFETLCTKLNLIPFTPLWGTDPENYMNDLVDSNFEFIITSVSSDGLDDAWLGKSISKSDVDTLRNLSEKFGFNLNFEGGEAETFVVNCPLFSNPIIIYESKKEWDGYRGRFEIVDAGLNYNA; encoded by the coding sequence ATGAAATTAGCTTCTCTTTTTTCAGGCGGGAAAGACAGTACTTTTGCAATTCATCTTGCTCAAAAACAGGGACATATAGTTTCATGTCTTTTGAGTATTTTTACAAAATCTGATGAAAGTCATTTGTTACATCATCCAACTCTGCAATGGACAAAATTACAATCAGAAACCATGAAAATTCCACAATTAACTATGGCATCTGATTCTGATGATACTGATAACGAATTACTTTTGCTAGAAAAACTATTGCAAAAAGCAATAGATGAATACAAAATTGAAGGTTTAGTTCACGGTGGAATTAAAAGCAATTTTCAAAAAGAAAAATTTGAAACTCTTTGCACAAAATTAAATCTAATTCCATTTACACCTTTATGGGGTACAGACCCCGAAAATTATATGAATGATTTAGTTGATTCGAATTTTGAATTCATTATCACTTCTGTATCATCTGATGGATTAGATGACGCATGGCTTGGTAAATCTATTTCAAAATCTGATGTTGATACTTTGAGAAATCTATCTGAGAAATTTGGATTCAACTTGAACTTTGAAGGGGGTGAAGCCGAAACATTTGTTGTTAATTGTCCTCTCTTTTCAAATCCGATCATTATTTATGAATCAAAAAAAGAATGGGATGGTTACAGAGGAAGGTTTGAAATAGTGGATGCAGGATTGAATTACAATGCTTGA
- a CDS encoding 30S ribosomal protein S27ae, protein MPVEQKGKKGSSPNVYKYFKVDGDKVTRVRKICSRCGKGVFMSEHKNRHTCGKCGLTEFNQ, encoded by the coding sequence ATGCCAGTAGAACAAAAAGGCAAGAAAGGTTCTAGTCCAAATGTTTACAAATATTTTAAAGTGGATGGAGACAAGGTAACAAGAGTCAGAAAAATCTGTTCAAGATGTGGAAAAGGTGTTTTCATGTCGGAACATAAAAACAGGCATACTTGTGGAAAGTGTGGGTTGACAGAATTCAATCAGTAA